In one window of Notolabrus celidotus isolate fNotCel1 chromosome 17, fNotCel1.pri, whole genome shotgun sequence DNA:
- the LOC117829050 gene encoding dermatan-sulfate epimerase-like protein, producing MYSEIPGNMAVNWVVYSVFLVPLFAVGTAFSGVFNATDRDIFTDDLLQVRLTQDRAAEQWKLQSADSHPNLYFNQVDVLHLRQRSSTTHSHIFKVIRAAALTMLSNAPFYMPPAKHAEFTSKWNEIYGNNLPPLALYCLLCPEDSAALQFLIKFMDRMAEYPDWKVTSAPNDEVPMAHSLTGFATAFDFIYSYLDAQRRDIYLKKIRSETEELYELSKYRGWGKQYLQNHQTTNILAVLTGALVVGSHNDPETMIWKQVGVNYMEKTMFLLNHVVDGSLDEGVAYGSYTAKSITQYVFLAQRHFNIDNMHNNWLRGHFWFYYATLLPGFQRTVGIADSNYNWFYGPESQLVFLDTFIMKNGTGNWLAQQIRKHRPKDGPMGQSSAQRWATLHTEYIWYNNHLTPQPPRDFGKAKMHIFSNWGVVTYGAGLPIGQGNTFVSFKSGKLGGRAVYDIVHDKPYSWVEGWNSFNPGHEHPDQNSFTFAPNGQVFVSEALYGPKYSYLNNVLVFSPSPTSQCNNPWEGQLGECAKWLRWTDEGVGDARGEVIVASSHRDTMFVSGEAVSAYSPAMRLKSVFRALVLLNSQTLLVLDHVEKWGDSPVKSLSAFFHNLDIDFKYVPFKFMDRYNGAMMDVWDAHYKMFWFDSQGHSPDTRIQEAEQAAEFKKRWTQYVNVTFPMTGTVSRVAYVLHGPYVKVSSCRFVDNSKNGVRLSLTINNTERIVSIATNYQDIGARLAYLGFGGHAKVEDRYQITRYGLGTQLIPKQISSDNQLFDFGFTVNVIAGVVLCVAIGFLTMQRKFYVCFSRLMRYALLTVLILWIAELLFVSNSCDQLLCGVKWKGAGAKSEVNKQIRLYEQHRLPLPTVVITTLPGSGSEILKHLFYNSSDFVYIRVPTEHVDIPETEFEFDSLVDACEWSRTDALQGRFKIIQGWLHSLVHNTKLHLQNIQLVEGSRVKQPLRVTTSRDRKKRSRRREPASELKGKLRASLDRDAEYVREMRRHVAEYPNARVVLNMRSGSWALKLPFVQEVVGPSLRTIYLVRDPRAWIYLMVYNSKPSLYSLKNIPQHLSLIFKEDAVREGCPTVAPEFKVIQRLLSRSETNPILILAHLWLAHTAGVLRVSESLPEESYLQVRFEDVVNFPQETAETIHTFLGVPVSPAALNQLIFTTSTNLYNLMYEGDISPANINMWRQNMPRKDIRLIEDICGGVMKRLGYTRSAS from the coding sequence atgtattcagaAATACCCGGCAACATGGCAGTTAACTGGGTTGTATATTCAGTTTTTTTAGTACCCCTGTTCGCAGTGGGGACAGCTTTTTCTGGGGTCTTCAATGCCACAGACAGAGACATTTTTACAGATGATTTGCTGCAGGTCAGGCTCACACAAGACAGAGCTGCTGAGCAGTGGAAACTCCAGTCTGCTGATTCCCACCCCAACCTGTATTTTAACCAAGTGGATGTGTTGCACTTGAGGCAAAGGTCCTCCACCACCCACAGTCACATATTTAAAGTCATCCGGGCTGCTGCGCTCACCATGCTGTCTAACGCTCCCTTCTACATGCCCCCTGCCAAACATGCCGAGTTTACAAGCAAGTGGAATGAGATTTATGGGAACAACCTGCCTCCCCTGGCGCTCTACTGCCTGTTGTGCCCAGAGGACTCTGCCGCCCTGCAGTTTCTTATCAAGTTTATGGATAGGATGGCTGAATACCCTGACTGGAAAGTGACCAGTGCTCCGAACGACGAGGTCCCCATGGCGCATTCTCTCACTGGGTTTGCCACCGCTTTTGACTTTATTTACTCCTACCTGGATGCACAGCGGAGAGATATTTATCTAAAGAAAATCCGCTCTGAGACGGAGGAGCTGTATGAGCTGTCAAAATACAGAGGGTGGGGGAAACAGTATCTCCAGAATCATCAAACCACTAACATATTAGCCGTCCTGACTGGTGCATTAGTGGTTGGATCACATAACGACCCAGAGACCATGATCTGGAAACAAGTGGGGGTGAACTACATGGAGAAAACAATGTTCCTCCTTAACCACGTCGTCGATGGCTCTCTTGATGAGGGGGTCGCCTATGGGAGCTACACAGCCAAGTCCATCACACAGTATGTCTTCTTGGCTCAGCGTCATTTCAACATTGACAACATGCACAACAACTGGCTGCGGGGGCACTTCTGGTTTTATTATGCCACTCTGTTGCCGGGGTTTCAGAGAACAGTTGGCATCGCAGACTCCAACTACAACTGGTTTTATGGGCCAGAGAGCCAGCTTGTTTTCCTCGACACATTCATCATGAAGAACGGGACGGGGAACTGGCTGGCTCAACAAATTAGAAAGCACCGACCCAAGGACGGTCCCATGGGGCAGTCGTCCGCCCAGCGCTGGGCTACACTTCACACAGAGTACATATGGTACAACAACCACCTCACGCCACAGCCGCCACGGGACTTTGGCAAAGCTAAGATGCACATTTTCTCAAACTGGGGTGTGGTGACCTACGGGGCAGGACTCCCCATCGGACAGGGGAAtacttttgtctcttttaagtCCGGCAAACTGGGTGGTCGTGCCGTCTATGACATCGTGCATGACAAGCCTTACTCCTGGGTGGAAGGCTGGAACAGCTTCAACCCCGGTCACGAGCACCCTGATCAGAACTCTTTCACCTTTGCCCCTAATGGACAAGTATTTGTATCTGAAGCACTTTACGGCCCAAAGTACAGCTATCTTAACAACGTGTTAGTGTTCAGCCCTTCTCCGACCAGTCAGTGTAACAATCCGTGGGAGGGTCAGTTGGGGGAGTGTGCCAAGTGGCTGCGCTGGACTGATGAGGGCGTGGGTGATGCCAGAGGGGAGGTGATAGTCGCCTCCTCGCACAGAGACACCATGTTTGTGAGTGGGGAGGCTGTGTCAGCTTATTCCCCCGCTATGAGACTAAAAAGTGTGTTCAGAGCTCTAGTTCTGCTCAACTCTCAGACTCTGCTGGTGCTAGACCACGTGGAGAAGTGGGGCGACTCACCGGTGAAGTCCCTCAGTGCTTTTTTCCACAACCTCGACATTGACTTTAAATATGTTCCCTTCAAATTCATGGACAGATACAACGGCGCCATGATGGATGTTTGGGACGCACATTATAAAATGTTCTGGTTCGACAGCCAGGGTCACAGCCCTGATACCAGAATACAAGAGGCAGAGCAGGCGGCCGAGTTTAAAAAGAGGTGGACGCAGTATGTCAATGTCACTTTCCCAATGACGGGGACAGTCAGCAGAGTAGCCTATGTTTTACACGGGCCATATGTCAAAGTGTCCAGCTGTAGATTTGTGGATAATAGCAAAAATGGTGTGAGACTTTCTCTAACCATCAATAACACCGAAAGGATCGTCTCTATTGCTACAAACTATCAAGACATTGGGGCGAGGTTGGCATATTTAGGATTTGGGGGTCATGCTAAAGTTGAGGACAGGTATCAGATCACTCGATATGGCCTTGGAACACAACTCATCCCCAAACAAATCAGCAGCGATAATCAGCTGTttgattttggcttcacagtcaatGTAATAGCAGGGGTTGTTCTCTGCGTGGCCATAGGTTTTCTGACCATGCAGAGAAAGTTTTATGTCTGCTTCAGCAGGCTGATGCGCTACGCCCTCCTCACTGTGCTCATACTGTGGATTgctgagctgctgtttgtgtctaACAGCTGCGATCAGCTTCTCTGTGGGGTAAAATGGAAAGGTGCGGGTGCCAAAAGcgaagtaaacaaacaaatcagACTCTACGAGCAGCACCGGCTCCCCCTCCCCACCGTCGTCATAACAACCCTTCCAGGATCCGGCTCGGAAATACTCAAGCACCTTTTCTACAACAGCTCGGACTTTGTTTACATCAGAGTTCCCACCGAGCACGTGGACATCCCTGAGACGGAGTTCGAGTTCGACTCTCTGGTGGACGCCTGCGAGTGGTCAAGGACAGACGCCTTGCAAGGGCGGTTTAAGATTATTCAGGGATGGCTGCACTCGCTTGTCCACAACACGAAGCTGCACTTGCAGAACATTCAGCTGGTGGAGGGCAGCAGGGTCAAACAGCCTCTGAGAGTCACCACCTCGAGGGACAGAAAGAAAAGGTCCAGGAGGAGAGAGCCGGCGTCTGAGCTGAAGGGCAAACTCAGAGCCAGCCTGGACAGAGATGCAGAGTACGTTCGGGAGATGAGACGCCACGTTGCGGAGTACCCCAACGCCAGAGTGGTCCTCAACATGCGGAGCGGAAGCTGGGCGCTCAAACTGCCTTTCGTTCAGGAGGTCGTTGGACCTTCTTTGAGGACAATCTACTTAGTGAGAGACCCCCGAGCGTGGATTTATCTCATGGTTTATAACAGCAAACCCAGCCTTTACTCCCTTAAGAACATCCCTCAGCACCTTTCCTTGATATTCAAGGAGGACGCTGTCAGGGAAGGGTGCCCGACTGTGGCGCCAGAGTTTAAAGTAATCCAGAGACTGCTTTCACGTTCAGAGACAAACCCCATCCTGATTCTGGCGCATCTGTGGCTGGCTCACACCGCAGGAGTGCTGAGGGTCAGCGAGAGCCTCCCCGAGGAGTCCTACCTCCAAGTGAGGTTTGAGGACGTGGTCAACTTCCCGCAGGAGACGGCGGAGACCATACACACATTCTTGGGGGTGCCGGTCTCGCCCGCAGCCCTCAACCAACTTATTTTCACCACCTCCACGAACCTGTACAATCTTATGTATGAGGGAGACATTTCACCAGCCAACATTAACATGTGGAGACAGAATATGCCACGTAAGGACATCAGACTGATAGAGGACATATGTGGAGGGGTGATGAAGAGGCTAGGGTACACCAGATCTGCCAGTTAa